A single genomic interval of Coturnix japonica isolate 7356 chromosome 14, Coturnix japonica 2.1, whole genome shotgun sequence harbors:
- the BFAR gene encoding bifunctional apoptosis regulator isoform X3, whose protein sequence is MENDELLHSEPKVVEVTAHAPPEVGRRVSVSEFLCHCCYDILVNPTTLNCGHSFCRHCLALWWASSKKNECPECREKWEGFPKVNILLRDVIERLFSDAIEQRKEDIQQNSDVVRSLATFQKHGNDQISAAPNTGRINPRGRGFFSGVLTALTCVAVVLLGYHWSSREFEDDHLVHKAVAKWTAEEVALWLEQLGPWSSLYKERFLLEKVNGRLLLTLTEEDFTKEPYSIENNNHRKVITAELERVKTLGVKPPQNLWEYKAVNPGKSLFLLYALKNSPRLSMLYLYLFDYTEAFLPFIHTICPMQEDQYADMVTKFLDLKDPTWKQWREFVVKYIFLPYQLVAEFAWDWLDVHYWTSRFIIVNAMLLSVLELFSFWKLWSRRELNLVGEILALEYMECCSCQQPGGRASSKENSLYENHLWQFWILPLPSAVLCYLNKWN, encoded by the exons atggaaaatgatGAGCTCTTACACAGTGAACCCAAGGTGGTGGAAGTTACAGCTCATGCTCCCCCTGAGGTCGGTCGGCGGGTCTCAGTCAGTGAGTTCCTCTGCCATTGCTGTTACGACATTCTGGTCAATCCCACCACCCTGAACTGTGGGCACAGTTTCTGTAGACATTGCTTGGCCTTGTGGTGGGCGTCCTCCAAGAAGAATGAATGTCCGGAATGCAGAGAAAAGTGGGAAGGATTCCCCAAAGTCAACATTCTCCTCAG GGATGTTATTGAAAGGCTGTTTTCTGATGCCattgaacaaagaaaagaagatattcAGCAAAACAGTGATGTAGTGCGCAGCTTAGCAACCTTCCAAAAACATGGGAATGACCAGATTTCTGCAGCTCCAAACACAGGAAGAATTAATCCTCGAGGAAGAGGGTTTTTCTCAGGCGTTCTGACAGCTTTAACTTGTGTAGCA GTAGTGCTACTTGGGTATcactggagcagcagagaaTTTGAAGATGATCATCTTGTCCACAAGGCTGTTGCTAAATGGACTGCTGAAGAAGTGGCACTTTGGTTAGAGCAGCTGGGCCCGTGGTCTTCTCTTtataaagaaagatttttgcTGGAGAAAGTGAATGGAAG GCTCCTTCTAACACTGACAGAGGAGGATTTCACAAAAGAACCGTACAGTATAGAGAACAATAACCATAGAAAAGTGATTACAGCAGAATTGGAACGTGTCAAAACTTTAGGTGTTAAACCACCACAGAACCTATGGGAATACAAG GCAGTAAATCCAGGAAAATCACTCTTTCTTTTATATGCACTCAAGAATTCTCCAAGACTCAGCATGTTATACTTATATCTGTTTGATTATACTGAAGCTTTCCTACCTTTTATCCACACCATTTGTCCTATGCAAGAAGACCAATATGCAGACATGGTCACAAAATTCTTA GACCTTAAAGATCCCACTTGGAAACAGTGGAGAGAATTCGTTGTGAAGTATATATTTTTGCCGTACCAGTTGGTAGCTGAATTTGCATGGGATTGGCTGGATGTACACTACTGGACATCAAGATTTATCATCGTAAATGCCATGTTACTCTCTGTTCTGGAATTATTCTCCTTTTGGAAGCTCTGGTCAAGAAGAGAATTGAA tttAGTGGGAGAAATTCTTGCTTTGGAATACATGGAGTGCTGCTCTTGTCAGCAGCCAGGGGGCAGAGCATCCTCAAAAGAGAACAGTCTGTATGAGAATCATCTATGGCAATTCTGGATTTTACCACTTccatctgctgtgctttgttatCTGAATAAATGGAATTAA
- the BFAR gene encoding bifunctional apoptosis regulator isoform X1, with translation MENDELLHSEPKVVEVTAHAPPEVGRRVSVSEFLCHCCYDILVNPTTLNCGHSFCRHCLALWWASSKKNECPECREKWEGFPKVNILLRDVIERLFSDAIEQRKEDIQQNSDVVRSLATFQKHGNDQISAAPNTGRINPRGRGFFSGVLTALTCVAVVLLGYHWSSREFEDDHLVHKAVAKWTAEEVALWLEQLGPWSSLYKERFLLEKVNGRLLLTLTEEDFTKEPYSIENNNHRKVITAELERVKTLGVKPPQNLWEYKAVNPGKSLFLLYALKNSPRLSMLYLYLFDYTEAFLPFIHTICPMQEDQYADMVTKFLDLKDPTWKQWREFVVKYIFLPYQLVAEFAWDWLDVHYWTSRFIIVNAMLLSVLELFSFWKLWSRRELKTIPHRMWKHFWKVSTQGLFVVVFWPFTPQFVCNCLFYWALYFNPIINIDLVVKEVRRLETQVQ, from the exons atggaaaatgatGAGCTCTTACACAGTGAACCCAAGGTGGTGGAAGTTACAGCTCATGCTCCCCCTGAGGTCGGTCGGCGGGTCTCAGTCAGTGAGTTCCTCTGCCATTGCTGTTACGACATTCTGGTCAATCCCACCACCCTGAACTGTGGGCACAGTTTCTGTAGACATTGCTTGGCCTTGTGGTGGGCGTCCTCCAAGAAGAATGAATGTCCGGAATGCAGAGAAAAGTGGGAAGGATTCCCCAAAGTCAACATTCTCCTCAG GGATGTTATTGAAAGGCTGTTTTCTGATGCCattgaacaaagaaaagaagatattcAGCAAAACAGTGATGTAGTGCGCAGCTTAGCAACCTTCCAAAAACATGGGAATGACCAGATTTCTGCAGCTCCAAACACAGGAAGAATTAATCCTCGAGGAAGAGGGTTTTTCTCAGGCGTTCTGACAGCTTTAACTTGTGTAGCA GTAGTGCTACTTGGGTATcactggagcagcagagaaTTTGAAGATGATCATCTTGTCCACAAGGCTGTTGCTAAATGGACTGCTGAAGAAGTGGCACTTTGGTTAGAGCAGCTGGGCCCGTGGTCTTCTCTTtataaagaaagatttttgcTGGAGAAAGTGAATGGAAG GCTCCTTCTAACACTGACAGAGGAGGATTTCACAAAAGAACCGTACAGTATAGAGAACAATAACCATAGAAAAGTGATTACAGCAGAATTGGAACGTGTCAAAACTTTAGGTGTTAAACCACCACAGAACCTATGGGAATACAAG GCAGTAAATCCAGGAAAATCACTCTTTCTTTTATATGCACTCAAGAATTCTCCAAGACTCAGCATGTTATACTTATATCTGTTTGATTATACTGAAGCTTTCCTACCTTTTATCCACACCATTTGTCCTATGCAAGAAGACCAATATGCAGACATGGTCACAAAATTCTTA GACCTTAAAGATCCCACTTGGAAACAGTGGAGAGAATTCGTTGTGAAGTATATATTTTTGCCGTACCAGTTGGTAGCTGAATTTGCATGGGATTGGCTGGATGTACACTACTGGACATCAAGATTTATCATCGTAAATGCCATGTTACTCTCTGTTCTGGAATTATTCTCCTTTTGGAAGCTCTGGTCAAGAAGAGAATTGAA GACTATTCCTCACAGAATGTGGAAACACTTTTGGAAAGTCTCAACCCAGGGtctttttgttgtagttttttgGCCTTTTACTCCTCAGTTTGTCTGcaattgtttgttttactgGGCCTTGTACTTTAACCCAATTATAAACATTGATCTTGTGGTTAAGGAAGTAAGGCGCCTGGAGACACAAGTGCAATGA